From Actinomycetota bacterium, the proteins below share one genomic window:
- a CDS encoding carboxypeptidase regulatory-like domain-containing protein has translation MGRFIRLCVVALVLPAAIGLTGCTSRLEGKVVSASTGEPIAGAVVKVADSTSTTDGTGAFTFEGLKRQDITGTVEVEGFPPYEFSTDLQKGNQSLTLKIPDYVLTVEVKEKALEPAEIATMTVTLDGIETTSTPAAFRRVAPGVHVLTVAADGHETHEATVTLEPGESTVKVELSLTPLETYRRFLEAGKFHRNKVAYSYIHPDERKLLTLKEWTKARSGLDMKSIALGNVRMLKSWKSQLTNKTYKNVAEIDRSIEYQVTGTEYSDYGQVITNNGNQHWVKLDGLWYIVHAK, from the coding sequence ATGGGACGCTTCATTCGTTTGTGTGTTGTAGCGCTAGTCCTGCCGGCTGCGATAGGTTTGACTGGCTGCACCTCGCGTCTCGAGGGCAAGGTCGTGAGTGCTTCAACGGGGGAGCCAATCGCTGGCGCCGTGGTGAAGGTTGCGGACTCTACCTCAACCACAGACGGCACGGGAGCCTTCACCTTCGAAGGTCTGAAGCGCCAGGACATCACGGGAACGGTCGAGGTCGAGGGCTTCCCGCCATACGAGTTCAGCACGGATCTCCAGAAGGGCAACCAGTCCCTGACTCTCAAGATTCCCGATTATGTGCTGACGGTCGAGGTGAAAGAGAAGGCCCTCGAGCCAGCTGAGATAGCGACGATGACCGTGACGCTGGACGGGATCGAGACAACCAGCACACCAGCAGCCTTCAGACGTGTTGCTCCAGGAGTCCACGTTCTGACGGTAGCGGCTGACGGCCACGAGACGCACGAGGCGACGGTGACACTTGAGCCTGGCGAGTCCACAGTGAAGGTCGAGCTATCTCTTACTCCTCTCGAGACGTACAGGCGATTCCTCGAAGCAGGGAAGTTCCATCGGAACAAGGTCGCGTACTCCTACATCCACCCAGACGAGCGGAAGCTGCTCACCCTGAAGGAATGGACCAAAGCTCGGTCAGGGCTCGACATGAAGTCGATCGCTCTCGGGAATGTGCGAATGCTGAAGAGCTGGAAGTCCCAGCTTACGAACAAGACATACAAGAACGTCGCCGAGATTGACCGAAGCATCGAGTATCAGGTTACTGGTACGGAGTACAGCGACTACGGTCAGGTCATCACCAACAACGGCAATCAGCACTGGGTGAAGCTCGACGGGCTGTGGTACATCGTGCACGCGAAGTAG
- a CDS encoding DUF4352 domain-containing protein — MAEETVGKPKKPFYKKWWFWLIVVIVVAAAASGGGGGGTETAKAPQSSESTATETEGAATEDGKAEEAPALPKVGDKYTTEKFEISIISVETKEKVGSEFFEEKPAEGGEYVAVRWKYKNISKEPIGMFSTPSLKLLNPDDVKFDADIGASSAYATELDLTAKIVSDLNPGITVEDAQVFEVEKGSFDKATWQVLVDADKDVTFALK, encoded by the coding sequence ATGGCGGAAGAGACCGTTGGAAAGCCCAAGAAGCCGTTCTACAAGAAGTGGTGGTTCTGGCTCATCGTTGTAATCGTCGTGGCAGCGGCTGCATCAGGTGGCGGTGGCGGCGGCACCGAGACCGCAAAGGCTCCACAGTCCTCCGAGTCGACGGCAACTGAGACCGAAGGCGCCGCGACCGAGGACGGCAAAGCGGAAGAGGCGCCCGCCTTGCCCAAGGTCGGCGACAAGTACACGACGGAGAAGTTCGAGATCTCCATCATCTCGGTCGAGACGAAGGAGAAGGTGGGCTCAGAGTTCTTCGAGGAGAAGCCTGCTGAGGGCGGGGAGTATGTTGCGGTGCGATGGAAGTACAAGAACATCTCCAAGGAGCCCATCGGGATGTTCTCGACTCCGTCGCTCAAGCTCCTGAACCCTGACGACGTCAAGTTCGACGCCGACATCGGTGCATCGAGCGCATACGCAACGGAACTGGACTTGACGGCGAAGATCGTCAGCGACCTCAACCCGGGTATCACGGTCGAGGACGCGCAGGTGTTTGAGGTTGAGAAGGGCTCGTTCGACAAGGCCACTTGGCAGGTTCTTGTCGATGCGGATAAAGACGTGACGTTTGCGCTGAAATAG
- a CDS encoding helix-turn-helix domain-containing protein, producing the protein SGNRAMEDDVRTASLLKRILGVEKVVIEGFDFEGDDVVIKVRLHKRQQRRCSRCGRRCCGHDNGRGRRRWRVMDFGTVMVWLEAEAPRVRCPRHGVVIARVTWARTGSGFTHNFEDQVAWLSTNTSQSAVGALMRISWRTVGRCLRRVVDERRADIDLLDGLSRIGIDETSYRRGHRYLTVVVCHDTGRRLPRVRRERPRAHDTGVVLPVSVQSLTVRIASHPFRNRIDCEVATI; encoded by the coding sequence GTCAGGAAACCGAGCCATGGAGGACGACGTGCGCACAGCCAGTCTATTGAAGCGGATATTGGGTGTCGAGAAAGTCGTGATCGAGGGCTTTGACTTCGAGGGCGACGACGTGGTGATCAAGGTGCGGCTCCACAAGCGCCAACAAAGGCGTTGCAGCCGGTGCGGACGACGGTGCTGCGGACATGACAACGGGCGGGGACGTCGCCGCTGGCGCGTGATGGACTTCGGCACGGTCATGGTCTGGCTCGAAGCCGAGGCTCCGCGAGTGCGCTGCCCCAGGCACGGGGTGGTGATCGCACGGGTCACCTGGGCGCGGACCGGCTCGGGGTTCACGCACAACTTCGAGGACCAGGTCGCCTGGCTCTCGACGAATACGAGCCAGAGTGCGGTCGGTGCGCTGATGCGGATCTCCTGGAGGACCGTCGGGCGGTGCCTGAGGCGAGTCGTGGATGAACGCAGGGCCGACATCGACCTGCTCGACGGCCTGAGCCGGATAGGTATCGACGAGACCAGCTACCGGAGAGGCCATCGCTATCTGACCGTGGTGGTATGTCACGACACCGGGCGCCGCCTCCCGAGGGTTCGGAGAGAGCGGCCCCGAGCACACGACACGGGAGTCGTCTTGCCCGTGTCTGTCCAAAGTCTTACTGTGCGGATTGCGAGCCACCCGTTTCGGAACAGGATAGACTGCGAGGTGGCAACCATCTGA